Below is a window of Candidatus Acidiferrales bacterium DNA.
GGCTGCCATGACCGCCTCAAAGGTATCGCTCAGGTAGCTCCCGCGATCCCTCTCCGTCGGCAGGCGCGCGTGGGAGAGCTCATCGCGGTGCGTAAAGTAGCGCGCGTGGGGAAACATCGGCGCCAATTTCCCGGCGCTGTCCGTTCTTACGTTCCAGCCGGAGTGGTCAAAATGAAGGTGGGTGTTGACGACGATGTGGATATCCTCTGGCTGAAGACCCATCCGGGCAAGCTTTTCCGGCAGCCGGCCGCTCCGGGCGAAGCCGTAAATCTCACGCTGCCTGTCCGTCCAGCGATCCCCGGCGCCCGTTTCCACCAGAATCCAGGTATCGCCCGTATGAATCAGCAGGCAATTCACAGCCAGACGAACCCGATTCAAAGCATCGGGTGGAAATTTCTTCTCCCAGAGGACACGCGGCACAATGCCGAAAAACTGGCCGCCATCCAAACACCAGGTGCCGTCGGAGATGACAAACAACTCGAGGTTGCCAAATTTCATTTTGGTTTTGCTTCAACCAGCTCCACCAGAACGCCGCCGGTGCTCGAGGGATGAACAAAGACATAGCGATGGCCGCCTGCTCCCTCCTGCACCCGGGGCGTCACCAGGCGCACGCCGGCCGCCAGGAGTTCCCCGGCGCGCTTTTCGAGATGCTCTATCTCGACAGCAATGTGGTGGAGGCCTTCGCCGTGCTCTTCCAAGAACCGGGCAATCACCGAATCTCCGGAAGTGCCCTCCAGCAACTCAACACGGGTGTCGCCGAGCGGCAACATGGCCACGCGCACCTTCTCCTGCGGAATATTCTCAAAACCCTCGAGGGGAATCCCCAGGGTCTCTTGATAAAACTTCAAAGCCGCGTTGAGCGACCGCACGGCAATCCCGACATGGTCGAGCTTCATGGTCCTCCAGTGTCCTTCAGGGTGAATCCTTAGCGTTGTTGGCTCAGGCCAACCTGGCGCAGGATTTCCTCAATGATGCTGTAAGGGTCGCGCTCCCGGCGGG
It encodes the following:
- a CDS encoding MBL fold metallo-hydrolase, coding for MKFGNLELFVISDGTWCLDGGQFFGIVPRVLWEKKFPPDALNRVRLAVNCLLIHTGDTWILVETGAGDRWTDRQREIYGFARSGRLPEKLARMGLQPEDIHIVVNTHLHFDHSGWNVRTDSAGKLAPMFPHARYFTHRDELSHARLPTERDRGSYLSDTFEAVMAAGQFQLLEGDREIAPGIELIRTPGHTADLMALRITSGGKTAFFFSDNVPSTAHLSYPWIMSFDLYPLKTLQQKQKWIPEAVKGDWLCFFVHDPNTPAAYLREREGRVEAVAVPEAWAMK
- the mce gene encoding methylmalonyl-CoA epimerase; this translates as MKLDHVGIAVRSLNAALKFYQETLGIPLEGFENIPQEKVRVAMLPLGDTRVELLEGTSGDSVIARFLEEHGEGLHHIAVEIEHLEKRAGELLAAGVRLVTPRVQEGAGGHRYVFVHPSSTGGVLVELVEAKPK